In a genomic window of Halalkalibacillus sediminis:
- a CDS encoding GGDEF domain-containing protein, producing the protein MATFFSHVIDLEKQLLTDSLTNAHNRHYLERLFNDYRKEDRGFQSICYLDFDHFIQVNHSYGHEVGDQIMIQAASRLKILLRGYGKVVRLEQDEFILLFDKISDLEFIKLLDVIIDSMAEPHLVGNEPLTLTFSIGVVRNAGSYDTFQEVLTQADSVMAVAKKRGKNNYVIDEVMDEVDEALH; encoded by the coding sequence ATGGCAACTTTCTTCTCACATGTGATAGACCTGGAAAAGCAGTTGCTGACCGATTCTCTGACCAACGCGCATAACCGTCATTATTTAGAACGATTATTCAATGACTACCGTAAAGAAGACCGTGGATTCCAATCTATCTGTTATCTCGATTTTGATCACTTCATACAAGTGAACCATTCATATGGACATGAAGTTGGAGACCAAATCATGATCCAAGCAGCTAGTCGATTAAAAATCCTATTAAGGGGATATGGTAAAGTCGTTCGTTTAGAACAAGACGAATTCATCTTACTTTTTGACAAAATCTCTGACTTAGAGTTCATTAAGTTATTAGATGTCATCATTGATTCTATGGCCGAACCTCACCTTGTAGGTAACGAGCCACTAACATTGACATTCTCAATCGGTGTAGTCCGCAACGCAGGTTCATATGACACCTTCCAAGAAGTTTTAACTCAAGCAGATAGCGTAATGGCCGTAGCAAAAAAACGAGGTAAAAATAATTATGTAATTGACGAAGTAATGGATGAGGTTGACGAAGCCTTGCACTAG
- a CDS encoding aromatic amino acid hydroxylase: MSLKTVPKHLKKYTANQHYESYTPINHSVWRFVMRQNHHTLKDLAHETYTDGLEASGITIEKIPNVNQMNKSLEPFGWGAATIDGFIPGVAFFEFQGNGVLPIATDIRKLENIQYTPAPDIIHEAAGHAPILCDETYSKYVKLFGEIGKKAIATKEEHEHFEALRTYSNLLEKGDATEEEIADAKQTLDEKETAIKGLSEAEKIGRLYWWTVEYGLIGTVDEPKIYGAGLLSSVAEGSNILNPEVKKIPFDVQEIVHTGFDITKPQPQLFVCESFEQLIEGLEEFAEEMAFKKGGTESLDKAIQSENTATTVLSSGLQITGIFSERITDVSGEAAYFKTSGPTALATDDLQIPGHGTDYHADGFGSPVGRLKSVDAPLEELSEGQLNELGIIKEEEVILEFESGVTVEGKVEDLVRKNGRLVLIPFTNCKVSLGDNVLFEPEWGTFDMAVGESIISVFAGAADGEAFYPEVVEEDEDRSTVQPALSPLEQLYQEVRDIREGRVDDPEGELERVWGELQASHTDDWLLRIEIFELLEGNDWLPLAKQEVETELERLKDRSEELKTLIDRGKKVASHAELVKN, translated from the coding sequence ATGAGTTTAAAAACAGTACCAAAACATTTGAAGAAGTATACGGCGAATCAGCACTATGAATCCTACACACCCATTAATCATTCGGTTTGGCGTTTTGTTATGCGTCAAAACCATCATACATTGAAAGACCTTGCGCATGAGACATATACTGATGGTTTAGAAGCTTCAGGGATTACCATTGAAAAAATTCCGAATGTTAATCAAATGAATAAAAGTTTAGAACCTTTTGGTTGGGGAGCTGCAACTATCGATGGTTTTATTCCAGGAGTAGCTTTCTTTGAATTTCAAGGGAATGGTGTGCTACCTATTGCGACGGATATTCGTAAATTAGAAAATATACAATACACACCTGCTCCAGATATCATTCATGAAGCTGCCGGCCACGCACCGATACTTTGTGATGAAACCTATTCAAAATATGTTAAATTGTTCGGTGAAATTGGAAAAAAAGCAATTGCCACCAAAGAGGAACATGAACATTTTGAAGCTTTACGTACTTACTCTAATCTTCTAGAAAAAGGAGATGCGACCGAAGAGGAAATAGCGGATGCCAAACAAACCTTGGATGAAAAAGAAACAGCAATTAAAGGTTTATCAGAAGCAGAGAAGATTGGCCGTTTGTACTGGTGGACAGTTGAATACGGATTGATTGGTACTGTTGATGAACCAAAAATCTATGGTGCGGGTCTTTTATCTTCAGTTGCTGAAGGAAGTAATATTTTAAATCCTGAAGTGAAAAAAATCCCGTTTGACGTTCAAGAAATTGTGCATACTGGGTTTGACATAACCAAACCACAACCTCAATTATTCGTATGCGAGAGTTTCGAACAATTGATTGAAGGTCTTGAAGAATTTGCGGAAGAAATGGCATTCAAAAAAGGTGGAACTGAAAGCTTGGATAAAGCAATTCAGTCAGAAAACACTGCAACTACCGTATTGTCTTCAGGCTTACAAATTACAGGCATATTCAGCGAACGTATAACAGATGTATCTGGAGAAGCGGCTTATTTCAAAACATCAGGTCCTACTGCGTTAGCGACTGATGACCTTCAGATCCCCGGTCATGGTACTGATTATCATGCAGATGGATTTGGTTCCCCAGTAGGAAGATTAAAATCTGTCGATGCACCGCTAGAAGAACTGTCGGAAGGTCAATTGAATGAGCTAGGAATTATAAAGGAAGAAGAAGTAATCTTGGAATTTGAAAGTGGCGTGACGGTTGAAGGAAAAGTAGAAGATCTTGTGCGTAAAAATGGAAGACTAGTATTGATACCGTTTACGAATTGCAAGGTGTCACTTGGGGACAATGTTCTTTTTGAACCTGAATGGGGAACTTTTGATATGGCAGTTGGCGAAAGTATCATATCAGTATTTGCCGGAGCTGCTGATGGTGAGGCATTTTATCCTGAAGTTGTAGAGGAAGATGAAGACCGCTCAACAGTTCAACCTGCATTATCACCTTTGGAGCAATTGTATCAGGAGGTTCGTGATATCCGTGAAGGTCGAGTAGATGACCCTGAAGGAGAATTAGAGCGAGTATGGGGAGAACTGCAAGCAAGTCATACAGATGATTGGTTGCTCAGAATAGAGATTTTCGAATTACTCGAGGGTAATGACTGGTTACCTTTAGCTAAACAAGAAGTGGAAACTGAATTAGAACGATTGAAAGATAGAAGTGAAGAGTTGAAGACGTTAATCGATAGAGGTAAAAAAGTTGCTAGTCATGCAGAATTAGTAAAAAATTAG
- a CDS encoding helix-turn-helix domain-containing protein, which yields MNKNPTFNKSTEIGKRIQELRHFFKMTQKELAEGICTSAYISRVENGSSIINADLLFMISEKFGVDINYFYDSPYSLREDHSLKVENEAREYVNIGDYEALELLIQREEKTPFMQNERFKQFILWHKSICERYLYENLDEALKLMDAALSLCHTSEKAMSEREIQMFMHKANIYTDLDLDEKAIKLYQNLLTAIDTLPTLTNKSIAVMVHYNLVRMYFYQEMYDEVLELANDGINICKQTQSVYGLAHLYYIIARTYAELGNYQSALGYYRRSNDMFNFTNQERHSKKALKEIQEIEDMLKTL from the coding sequence ATGAATAAAAATCCTACATTCAATAAAAGCACAGAAATCGGAAAAAGAATACAAGAGTTGAGACACTTTTTCAAAATGACTCAAAAGGAGTTAGCCGAGGGGATTTGTACTTCTGCTTACATTAGTCGAGTAGAAAACGGATCTTCTATCATTAACGCAGATTTATTATTCATGATATCGGAAAAATTCGGTGTAGATATCAACTATTTTTATGACTCACCATACAGCCTTCGGGAAGATCATTCATTAAAAGTAGAAAATGAAGCTCGCGAATATGTTAATATCGGAGATTATGAAGCTCTCGAATTGCTTATACAAAGGGAAGAGAAAACACCTTTCATGCAAAACGAAAGATTTAAACAATTTATTTTATGGCATAAATCAATTTGTGAACGTTACCTATATGAGAATTTGGATGAGGCTTTGAAATTGATGGATGCTGCGTTATCGCTGTGTCACACAAGTGAAAAAGCGATGTCCGAACGCGAGATTCAGATGTTTATGCACAAGGCGAACATATATACAGACTTGGACTTGGACGAGAAAGCAATAAAACTTTATCAGAACCTTTTAACAGCAATTGATACGTTACCAACTCTTACTAATAAGAGTATCGCGGTAATGGTCCACTATAACCTAGTGAGAATGTATTTCTACCAAGAAATGTATGATGAAGTTCTTGAGCTAGCTAATGACGGAATAAATATATGTAAGCAAACCCAATCAGTTTATGGTTTAGCACACTTATATTACATTATAGCTCGAACTTATGCAGAATTAGGAAATTACCAGTCTGCATTAGGTTACTACAGAAGATCTAACGACATGTTTAATTTCACAAATCAGGAACGACACAGCAAAAAAGCTTTGAAGGAAATTCAAGAAATTGAAGATATGTTAAAAACTTTATAA
- a CDS encoding EAL domain-containing protein, protein MVHEFATEERVLSPEDFVEGYQYIAQYISDGIPLRDVLIKSLKFFEKRFEGTYCTIMILNESGSEFVDGVTHTLSDELVEHCNHRQVHDQMGTCGASVIKKEIVITEDIFKDPKWEDFRDLAKKHDLKSCWSVPVFAPGGNKVIATFAMYSKEVQRPSAQEIDTIKSYNELISLIISNYIKAESERVKLDITYHEQRDEQLESIYETTDSYKSVIEHAIEEEQFVPYYQPIMIDDEKQLYGVEVLARWQHPEKGLVPPNQFICFAEKNGLIHHIDEMVCRKACHDMKKLIDELGRPFRVSVNTSALNIVNGKFVERLQSILDDTGFPADYLSIEITETSLMENLKDVAIIMEEVQRMGIRISIDDFGTTYSSLNYLKYLPIDTIKLDQTFVHDVNENTVDQRICETIIRLAIDLELNVVAEGIETEEHLNIIQSFGCRIFQGYYYSKPTTVEGLEEFF, encoded by the coding sequence ATGGTACACGAATTTGCAACTGAAGAGCGAGTGTTGTCTCCGGAAGACTTTGTAGAGGGTTACCAGTATATTGCTCAATACATTAGTGATGGAATACCATTACGGGATGTATTAATCAAGTCATTGAAGTTTTTTGAAAAAAGGTTCGAAGGTACTTATTGTACCATCATGATTCTTAACGAAAGTGGTTCGGAATTTGTGGATGGGGTTACTCATACTTTATCCGATGAATTGGTAGAACATTGTAACCACCGACAGGTTCATGATCAAATGGGAACATGTGGAGCTTCGGTCATAAAGAAAGAGATTGTGATAACTGAAGATATTTTCAAAGATCCAAAATGGGAGGATTTCAGAGACCTTGCGAAAAAGCATGACTTGAAATCTTGTTGGTCGGTTCCAGTTTTCGCCCCAGGCGGAAATAAAGTGATTGCAACTTTTGCGATGTATTCAAAAGAAGTACAAAGACCGAGCGCACAAGAAATTGATACAATCAAATCCTACAACGAACTAATCTCGTTGATCATTTCAAATTATATAAAAGCTGAAAGTGAACGTGTCAAGTTAGATATTACTTATCATGAACAACGTGATGAGCAGTTGGAGAGTATTTATGAAACTACGGATAGTTACAAGTCTGTAATCGAACATGCCATTGAAGAGGAACAATTTGTACCTTACTACCAACCAATAATGATAGATGACGAAAAACAATTATATGGCGTAGAGGTGTTAGCTCGATGGCAGCACCCTGAAAAAGGGCTAGTACCACCCAATCAATTTATCTGTTTTGCTGAGAAAAATGGGTTAATTCATCATATAGACGAAATGGTATGCAGAAAAGCTTGTCATGACATGAAAAAGTTAATAGATGAATTGGGAAGGCCTTTCCGAGTATCTGTGAATACTTCGGCATTAAACATCGTTAATGGTAAGTTCGTGGAAAGGTTACAATCAATCTTGGATGATACTGGTTTTCCAGCTGATTATCTTTCAATTGAAATTACTGAAACTTCCTTGATGGAGAACTTGAAAGACGTCGCAATTATCATGGAAGAGGTCCAGCGTATGGGTATTAGAATTTCAATTGACGATTTTGGAACGACATATTCGTCCTTGAATTATTTAAAATACTTGCCGATTGACACGATTAAACTGGATCAAACTTTCGTCCATGACGTAAATGAAAACACGGTAGACCAACGTATTTGCGAGACAATTATCCGTCTAGCAATAGATTTAGAATTGAATGTAGTAGCAGAGGGGATCGAAACGGAGGAGCATTTGAATATTATCCAGAGTTTCGGTTGTCGTATCTTTCAAGGTTATTATTATAGCAAACCTACTACAGTTGAAGGGTTAGAAGAATTCTTTTAA
- a CDS encoding helix-turn-helix transcriptional regulator, with protein MSEYLSNNSREDIGRRILELRKYFRMTQKDLCEGICTQAYISKIENGSLAIAADILFMIAERFGIDINYFYDSTYNLRADYSLDVEILSRELVQLDEYEELEELIKREEKTPLMQNDKFRQFILWHKSLYLRYLYKDYEQSLKLLNEALDLFQTSQKVKSEREVQILLNKGNLYVDIDDYDNAIKIYLELLEAIKHIPTLTNKNLEIMIYVNLARTYTLIGQFKKSAELAEKGIFLNRKNHSMYGLGNLFFILARSHEEMQNFEEALENYRHSKYVLILTGNEKLAPKVQVKIDEINQFT; from the coding sequence ATGAGCGAATATCTATCAAACAATAGTAGAGAAGATATCGGGAGAAGAATCCTTGAACTACGAAAATATTTTCGTATGACTCAAAAAGATCTTTGCGAGGGGATATGTACACAAGCCTATATAAGTAAAATCGAAAATGGTTCTTTAGCTATTGCTGCGGATATTTTGTTCATGATTGCCGAACGATTCGGAATAGATATAAATTATTTCTATGATTCGACTTACAATTTACGAGCAGATTATTCATTGGATGTTGAAATTCTATCTCGAGAACTTGTCCAGCTAGACGAATATGAAGAGCTTGAAGAGTTAATTAAGAGAGAAGAAAAAACCCCATTAATGCAGAATGACAAGTTCAGACAATTCATTTTGTGGCATAAATCTCTGTATCTTAGATATCTATATAAAGATTATGAACAATCTTTAAAGTTATTGAATGAGGCTTTGGACTTATTTCAAACAAGTCAAAAAGTAAAGTCAGAAAGAGAGGTACAGATCTTACTGAACAAAGGAAACTTATACGTAGATATAGATGACTACGATAATGCTATAAAGATTTATTTAGAATTACTAGAGGCGATAAAACATATCCCAACTCTTACTAATAAAAATTTAGAAATCATGATTTATGTTAATTTAGCAAGAACATACACGTTGATCGGACAATTTAAAAAGTCTGCGGAACTTGCTGAAAAAGGAATATTCTTAAATAGAAAGAATCACTCTATGTATGGCTTGGGTAATCTCTTTTTTATACTCGCTCGCAGTCATGAGGAAATGCAAAACTTCGAAGAAGCCCTTGAAAACTATCGACATTCAAAATATGTTCTAATACTAACTGGAAATGAAAAGCTAGCACCAAAAGTCCAAGTGAAAATAGATGAAATTAATCAATTCACCTAA
- a CDS encoding TIGR04104 family putative zinc finger protein, producing the protein MPTCAHCGRKWSWKQSLNRMFTLSQEIQCPHCHRNQFFSKKTRTINAVLNMFIVSPLAINIFFDLTPWMLLGMIVGIFLVLVVIFPFYLELDKEDRPLW; encoded by the coding sequence ATGCCAACTTGTGCACATTGCGGCCGCAAATGGTCCTGGAAACAATCTTTGAACAGAATGTTTACTCTAAGCCAGGAAATACAATGTCCACATTGCCATCGCAATCAATTTTTTTCTAAAAAAACACGGACCATTAATGCTGTGTTAAATATGTTTATCGTTTCTCCTCTTGCTATCAATATCTTTTTCGATTTAACTCCTTGGATGTTGTTAGGAATGATTGTTGGAATATTCCTAGTTTTAGTGGTAATTTTCCCTTTCTATTTGGAGTTGGACAAAGAAGATCGACCACTTTGGTAA
- a CDS encoding ArsR/SmtB family transcription factor codes for MTRECAVNETSLDDTFQTYEKKFKALADQRRLHILNEITEQGEVCVCDLSDKLHLPQSKLSYHLKLLLDADLIQKETRGTWSYYTLNHKEMNHLLSEELCCLFRRD; via the coding sequence ATGACACGTGAATGTGCAGTAAATGAAACTTCATTAGATGATACATTTCAAACTTACGAGAAGAAATTCAAAGCTTTAGCAGATCAACGTCGTCTGCATATTTTAAATGAAATCACTGAACAAGGTGAAGTGTGTGTTTGTGATTTATCAGATAAACTACACTTACCACAATCTAAATTATCTTATCACTTGAAATTGTTGCTGGATGCAGATTTGATTCAGAAAGAAACCCGAGGCACTTGGAGTTATTACACTTTAAACCATAAAGAAATGAACCACTTGTTATCAGAAGAGCTGTGTTGTCTGTTTCGACGGGACTAA
- a CDS encoding permease, with amino-acid sequence MEILKSFMGIALELTVLFVGISFLIHLIQGFIPYQKMEELMDKSHPLISALIAVAFAFVTPFCSCSTIPIVVNLLKNQVKFSIVMIFLFASPVLDLTIVSLMTVILGWKVALIYSLATIVLSIIIGFSLSFLGFENQLKNVMMENFSQQQQDKRFDLKLAYKETMILMKQVYPFLLIGAGIGAIIHGAVPSEWIATYMGGESWWLVPIAAVIGIPLYIRLSTMIPISQILIVKGMALGPVMALMIASAGASLPEVTMLHSIFKKKLVLAFVTSVIMMSTLSGFLFYLI; translated from the coding sequence ATGGAAATTCTAAAAAGCTTTATGGGTATCGCACTGGAATTGACTGTTTTATTTGTAGGAATATCTTTTCTCATCCACCTTATACAAGGATTTATACCTTATCAAAAAATGGAGGAGCTGATGGATAAAAGTCACCCTCTGATCAGTGCTTTGATTGCTGTCGCGTTCGCTTTTGTAACACCATTTTGTTCTTGTTCAACCATACCGATCGTTGTGAATTTATTAAAAAATCAAGTGAAATTTTCAATCGTCATGATCTTCTTATTTGCATCGCCAGTGCTAGATTTGACGATCGTTAGTTTGATGACAGTCATTCTTGGTTGGAAAGTAGCTTTGATCTATTCACTCGCAACGATTGTTTTATCGATCATCATCGGGTTTTCACTCAGTTTTCTTGGTTTTGAAAATCAATTGAAGAATGTCATGATGGAGAATTTCTCCCAACAACAACAAGATAAGCGGTTCGACTTAAAGCTCGCATATAAAGAAACTATGATTTTAATGAAACAGGTTTACCCTTTCCTACTCATAGGTGCCGGTATTGGTGCAATCATCCATGGGGCAGTGCCTAGTGAATGGATTGCGACTTATATGGGCGGCGAAAGTTGGTGGTTGGTACCGATCGCAGCAGTAATTGGGATACCTCTATATATAAGGCTCTCAACCATGATCCCTATTTCACAAATACTGATTGTGAAAGGAATGGCTCTTGGTCCAGTCATGGCACTAATGATTGCGTCTGCTGGTGCAAGTTTACCTGAAGTGACCATGTTGCATAGTATTTTCAAGAAAAAGCTAGTTCTTGCGTTCGTCACATCAGTAATCATGATGTCTACATTATCTGGATTCTTATTCTACTTAATTTAA
- a CDS encoding MDR family MFS transporter: MTESNDIETNEDGTPSINRIPLMIVLISGAFIAILNQTLLGTALPHIMRDLNLTANTAQWLQSIFMLVNGIMIPITAFLIERYTTRRLFLTAMGLFALGTLVCAIAPNFTVLLSGRVLQASGAGIILPLMQTILFLVFPIEKRGQAMGMFGLVIAFAPAIGPTLSGYLVEQFPWRSLFYVVLPIAILDIILAYFILKNVTERTFPKVDPVSIIQSTLGFGGLLYGFSVAGNVGWGNWQVITSLSIGAVTLILFISRQLRLKKPILEFRIFKYKMFALTTGIGMVAFITMIGGAIILPIFMQDMLGFTAFESGLMLLPGAILMGIMNPITGRLFDKFGAKWLAVCGLTLLTVTSLMFTNLTTETTFMYLTIVNAARMFGISMVMMPVTTAGLNQLPKKLMPHGSAMNNTMRQIAGAVGTALLVTIMTNQAIPSQGTSGLIHGVNMSFVLATIIATIGLGLAFFIKHSRPGIDPEPE; this comes from the coding sequence ATGACAGAATCTAATGACATAGAAACGAATGAAGACGGCACTCCATCCATAAATCGCATACCTTTGATGATTGTACTTATTTCCGGTGCTTTCATAGCGATACTGAATCAAACCTTATTAGGTACTGCGCTTCCACATATCATGCGAGACCTGAATCTTACTGCAAACACCGCTCAGTGGTTGCAGTCTATTTTTATGCTTGTTAACGGTATAATGATTCCTATCACTGCCTTTTTAATCGAGCGGTACACTACGAGAAGACTATTCCTTACGGCAATGGGGCTATTTGCTTTGGGCACACTTGTATGCGCTATTGCTCCTAACTTTACCGTACTCTTATCAGGAAGGGTTTTACAGGCATCGGGTGCAGGCATTATTCTACCGCTGATGCAAACAATCTTGTTTTTAGTGTTCCCTATTGAAAAAAGAGGCCAAGCCATGGGTATGTTCGGTCTTGTAATTGCTTTCGCACCTGCAATTGGACCAACATTATCAGGCTATTTAGTCGAACAATTCCCTTGGAGAAGCCTATTCTATGTCGTATTACCAATCGCTATTTTGGATATCATCTTAGCTTACTTCATTTTAAAAAATGTAACTGAACGCACATTTCCTAAGGTCGATCCTGTGTCGATCATTCAATCTACACTTGGGTTCGGAGGACTATTGTATGGGTTCAGTGTTGCTGGGAATGTCGGTTGGGGTAATTGGCAGGTAATTACTTCACTTAGTATTGGTGCTGTCACGCTTATCTTATTCATTTCCCGACAACTGAGGTTGAAGAAGCCGATTCTCGAATTCCGTATATTCAAATATAAAATGTTTGCGTTGACGACTGGTATTGGAATGGTCGCCTTTATCACAATGATAGGAGGGGCCATCATCTTACCGATATTTATGCAAGACATGCTCGGCTTTACAGCATTCGAATCAGGTTTGATGTTGCTTCCAGGGGCGATTCTCATGGGAATCATGAATCCTATTACGGGACGTTTATTTGATAAATTCGGAGCTAAATGGCTCGCTGTGTGCGGCCTTACATTACTGACAGTTACATCATTAATGTTTACGAATTTAACGACAGAAACCACATTTATGTATTTAACTATTGTGAATGCGGCCCGGATGTTCGGTATTTCGATGGTTATGATGCCTGTAACTACAGCAGGGTTGAATCAGTTACCTAAAAAGCTCATGCCACACGGCTCTGCGATGAACAATACGATGCGACAAATAGCAGGAGCGGTTGGAACGGCACTACTTGTCACAATCATGACTAACCAAGCTATACCATCTCAAGGCACCAGCGGTCTGATTCACGGTGTGAACATGTCATTTGTGTTAGCTACTATTATTGCGACGATCGGGCTCGGCTTAGCATTTTTCATTAAACATTCACGGCCAGGTATTGATCCCGAGCCTGAATAA